The following are from one region of the Cytobacillus firmus genome:
- a CDS encoding aminoglycoside 6-adenylyltransferase, which yields MKSRTETEMLNLILTAAKDDGRVRAVILNGSRANPNVKKDIFQDYDIVYIVREMDSFTCDHSWVDVFGERVMMQMPEEKVLPPAGGNGRFPYLMQFMDGNRIDLTLIPAERMDALLEPESLSVLLLDKDGLIVSLPPASDRDYHIKKPDAREFADLCNEFWWITMNISKGLWRRELTYAMFMYEQINRNVLITMLEWKAGITADFTKSAGKAGKYLPDFLPAGEWEQFQATYSDAEFEHIWDALFIMCSLFRKTAVEVAEKLGFEYPFEDDKRVTGFLKHVRSLPADAKSIY from the coding sequence ATGAAGTCAAGAACCGAAACCGAGATGTTGAATTTGATTTTAACAGCTGCAAAGGATGATGGGCGCGTCCGTGCGGTTATTTTGAATGGATCTCGTGCAAATCCTAATGTAAAGAAAGATATCTTTCAGGATTATGATATTGTGTACATCGTGAGGGAAATGGATTCCTTCACCTGTGATCATAGCTGGGTGGATGTGTTTGGCGAGCGGGTGATGATGCAGATGCCGGAGGAGAAGGTGCTGCCGCCTGCCGGTGGGAACGGCCGCTTTCCCTATCTGATGCAGTTTATGGACGGGAACCGGATCGATTTGACGCTGATTCCGGCTGAAAGGATGGATGCGCTGCTGGAGCCTGAAAGCCTGAGTGTGCTGCTTCTTGATAAGGATGGGCTGATTGTGTCCCTGCCGCCAGCCAGTGACCGGGATTACCACATCAAGAAACCTGATGCCAGAGAGTTTGCAGATCTGTGCAATGAGTTTTGGTGGATTACGATGAATATCAGTAAAGGACTCTGGCGCAGGGAGCTGACTTACGCGATGTTTATGTATGAGCAGATCAACCGCAATGTGCTGATAACCATGCTGGAATGGAAGGCCGGCATCACAGCCGATTTTACAAAGAGCGCAGGTAAAGCAGGCAAGTATCTTCCCGATTTTCTTCCTGCCGGGGAATGGGAACAGTTTCAGGCTACTTACTCAGACGCCGAATTTGAACACATCTGGGATGCCCTTTTTATCATGTGCTCCCTTTTCAGAAAAACAGCAGTCGAGGTCGCGGAGAAACTCGGCTTTGAGTACCCATTTGAAGATGATAAGCGTGTGACCGGATTCTTAAAGCATGTCCGCAGCCTGCCTGCAGACGCAAAATCCATCTATTAA
- the htpX gene encoding protease HtpX — MGKRIFYFLLTNVLVLLTISIIFSLIGGGNYINAQGGIDFGALLVFSAVIGFSGSFISLWMSRWMAKKMMNVQVLDPNGALSGAERDIVQKVHRLSRAAGLTHMPEVGIYHSPEVNAFATGPSKKRSLVAVSTGLLQEMDDDAIEGVIAHEVAHIANGDMVTMTLLQGVVNTFVVFLARIAAWVASRFVREEMAPIVHFIAVIVFQIAFSILGSLVVFAYSRHREFHADREGADLAGKDKMTHALQMLKAYSSRIKGEEQTAISTLKINNRSKASLFSTHPDLDERIRRLSAK, encoded by the coding sequence ATGGGTAAACGTATTTTTTACTTTTTATTGACGAACGTGCTTGTTCTTTTGACAATCAGCATTATTTTCTCGCTGATTGGCGGAGGTAATTACATTAATGCCCAGGGCGGCATTGATTTCGGCGCATTACTGGTATTCAGTGCAGTCATTGGCTTCTCCGGCTCCTTCATTTCTCTGTGGATGTCCCGCTGGATGGCCAAGAAAATGATGAATGTCCAGGTGCTGGATCCGAACGGTGCTCTTTCAGGAGCTGAGCGGGACATCGTGCAGAAAGTTCACCGCCTTTCAAGAGCGGCAGGCTTAACACATATGCCGGAAGTCGGAATCTATCACTCTCCTGAAGTGAACGCTTTTGCGACAGGTCCTTCGAAAAAACGCTCGCTTGTGGCAGTTTCAACTGGATTGCTGCAGGAAATGGACGACGATGCCATTGAAGGGGTCATCGCCCATGAGGTGGCACATATTGCGAACGGAGATATGGTCACCATGACCCTTCTCCAGGGGGTTGTCAACACATTCGTTGTCTTCCTTGCCAGAATCGCGGCGTGGGTGGCATCCCGTTTTGTCAGAGAAGAAATGGCGCCGATTGTGCATTTCATCGCGGTAATCGTATTCCAGATCGCCTTCTCAATCCTTGGAAGTCTAGTCGTCTTCGCCTACTCCCGCCACCGTGAGTTCCATGCGGACCGCGAAGGTGCTGACCTGGCCGGCAAAGACAAAATGACACATGCCCTGCAGATGCTGAAAGCCTACTCCAGCCGCATCAAGGGTGAAGAGCAGACAGCGATTTCCACATTGAAAATTAATAATAGAAGCAAAGCTTCCCTGTTCTCAACCCATCCGGATTTGGATGAGCGCATTAGACGGTTGAGTGCGAAGTAA
- a CDS encoding MerR family DNA-binding transcriptional regulator, whose protein sequence is MAEEKVFTISELAAMFDISSRTIRYYEEIGMLASENRDSLTKQRSYTNRERRRLKMILRGKSSASAFRKSEK, encoded by the coding sequence ATGGCAGAAGAAAAGGTTTTTACCATCAGCGAGCTTGCGGCAATGTTTGATATCAGCTCCAGAACGATCCGCTATTACGAGGAAATTGGCATGCTGGCTTCGGAAAACCGGGACAGTCTGACTAAGCAGCGAAGCTATACGAATCGGGAACGACGGCGCCTGAAGATGATTCTGCGGGGAAAAAGCTCGGCTTCAGCCTTCAGGAAATCAGAGAAATGA
- a CDS encoding acyl-CoA dehydrogenase family protein: MAITSQDQQIKGKNSYTFDEFLDRRANQDWYKDNSFLQKALKKYAGSQYEQLHNKLQDFSPAVSSKWNTLAESAARPESRPYMLHFDAFNHRIDRVVRPLETHQLEKEVFGEGLFSSLMPSWESFAKRMLIHQLGEAGVACPLTCTIGLIALLEQYPNEDLPELEQILQHTKEGLDGDFAIGAQFMTEIQGGSDLPANVLEAVPDGKNYRLYGNKFFCSVAHADYSVVTAKISGTDKVSTFIVPSWLPGDKEKEMRNGYEINRIKWKMGTAELPTGEFQYNGALAYPVGPAGKGVAVAAGIVLTLSRLEIGIACAGFMLRASREASLYGDFRTVFGKKVKDYPLSARTLKNIENAAHRTGAGAFKIYDLFLRLDQPLNAGIPADQPVELRKQLFNLRELVLLQKICATNEGAEVLRDAISVFAGHGVMEEFSSLPRIFRDVVVNEQWEGPRNLLLTQIYRDIQRVADWYPPAEFVSNVLEGASKETIDLFTEQLTDLLQRPVCGEVSEASMEAAEEWDMFCDSFLKHTRQLHWRN, translated from the coding sequence ATGGCGATAACTTCCCAGGACCAGCAGATAAAAGGAAAGAATTCATACACATTTGATGAGTTTTTAGATCGGCGTGCCAACCAGGATTGGTATAAGGATAATTCCTTTTTGCAAAAGGCGTTAAAAAAATATGCTGGCTCGCAATATGAACAGCTGCATAATAAACTTCAGGATTTTTCGCCGGCTGTTTCGTCCAAATGGAACACGCTTGCAGAAAGTGCAGCAAGGCCTGAATCCCGTCCGTATATGCTTCATTTTGATGCCTTCAATCACCGCATTGACCGTGTCGTCCGTCCATTGGAAACGCATCAGCTGGAAAAAGAAGTGTTCGGGGAAGGCCTGTTTTCAAGCCTCATGCCGTCCTGGGAAAGTTTCGCGAAGCGGATGCTGATTCATCAGCTGGGGGAGGCGGGTGTCGCCTGTCCTCTGACATGCACGATTGGATTAATTGCACTCCTTGAACAATATCCGAATGAAGATCTTCCTGAGCTCGAGCAAATTTTACAGCATACGAAAGAGGGACTGGACGGGGATTTTGCCATTGGTGCTCAATTCATGACGGAGATACAGGGAGGATCCGATTTGCCTGCCAATGTGCTTGAGGCGGTTCCAGATGGTAAAAACTATCGCCTTTATGGCAATAAATTTTTCTGCTCGGTTGCACATGCCGATTATTCCGTGGTGACTGCGAAAATATCCGGCACTGATAAAGTATCCACGTTCATTGTGCCGTCCTGGCTGCCTGGTGATAAGGAGAAGGAAATGCGCAATGGCTATGAAATCAACCGGATCAAGTGGAAAATGGGCACAGCCGAGCTGCCTACAGGGGAATTTCAGTATAATGGGGCTCTTGCTTACCCGGTTGGCCCGGCAGGAAAAGGGGTGGCCGTTGCAGCGGGCATCGTTCTGACACTATCCCGCCTTGAAATCGGCATTGCCTGTGCAGGCTTCATGCTACGTGCATCCCGTGAAGCCAGCCTTTATGGTGATTTCCGGACTGTTTTTGGAAAAAAGGTAAAAGATTACCCGTTATCAGCAAGAACGCTGAAAAATATTGAAAACGCCGCCCACCGCACAGGTGCTGGCGCTTTTAAAATCTATGATCTATTCCTGCGTCTTGACCAGCCTCTGAATGCCGGTATTCCGGCTGATCAGCCGGTCGAACTGAGAAAACAGCTTTTTAACCTGAGGGAGCTTGTGCTGCTGCAGAAAATCTGTGCAACGAACGAAGGAGCAGAAGTGCTGCGCGATGCCATCTCCGTTTTTGCCGGCCACGGCGTCATGGAGGAATTTTCGTCATTGCCGCGCATCTTCCGGGATGTCGTCGTCAACGAGCAGTGGGAAGGCCCGCGCAATCTGCTGCTGACGCAAATTTACCGGGATATTCAGAGAGTGGCAGACTGGTATCCGCCGGCTGAATTCGTATCAAATGTGCTGGAAGGTGCTTCTAAGGAAACGATTGATCTATTTACGGAGCAGCTGACGGATCTCCTGCAGCGTCCGGTGTGCGGGGAAGTGAGCGAGGCTTCCATGGAAGCGGCTGAAGAGTGGGATATGTTCTGCGATTCTTTTTTAAAGCATACCAGACAATTGCACTGGAGGAATTAA
- a CDS encoding SAM-dependent methyltransferase yields MKDFDDWLNIHTHGDQKGFHKSFHYHRYEPTPYEGLEKLFSEYTLKSSDRLVDFGCGKGRLPFYIHHTFRVSAAGVEMSDDFYREAMKNLRTYKGEKAGISFYNILAQEYEITPQDTHFYFFNPFSVQIFMKVVNNILRSAEGSPRNMDIILYYPSQDYLFYLENSTPFELIKDVGLKGDEKERFLVYRFNQTFD; encoded by the coding sequence ATGAAAGATTTCGATGACTGGCTGAATATCCATACACATGGCGACCAAAAAGGTTTCCATAAATCCTTTCACTATCACCGCTACGAACCTACTCCTTATGAAGGCCTGGAAAAACTGTTCAGTGAATACACGCTGAAAAGCAGTGATCGCCTCGTGGACTTCGGCTGCGGCAAGGGGCGGCTTCCGTTTTATATACACCATACCTTTCGGGTTTCCGCTGCAGGTGTGGAAATGAGTGATGATTTTTACCGTGAGGCAATGAAAAATCTCCGGACGTACAAAGGGGAAAAAGCAGGAATCAGCTTTTATAACATCCTGGCTCAGGAGTATGAAATCACTCCGCAGGACACTCACTTTTATTTTTTCAACCCGTTTTCGGTGCAAATTTTTATGAAAGTCGTCAACAATATACTCCGCTCAGCTGAAGGCAGCCCGCGCAACATGGATATTATTCTCTACTACCCTTCACAGGATTATTTATTTTATCTGGAAAACAGCACCCCATTTGAGCTGATTAAAGACGTGGGACTTAAGGGCGATGAAAAGGAACGTTTCCTGGTCTATCGTTTCAATCAAACGTTTGATTGA
- a CDS encoding class I adenylate-forming enzyme family protein, with product MGATIHGVLERNARKFPEKDAFITASNRLTYGDMNRTCNRLARYLQGEGVQRDDRVAVMSRNSEHFFYAFFACMKIGAIPMPMNIRLTQKELSAIFQSANAAGVLYEVELAESVSALKENLHFHFPIQDSLEASAHFSDSNLDVPIDSRDVCEILFTSGTTGTPKGVVFNHERILAIASAVSVNFSLSHSDSMLTLMPLSHSAPLNTFFMSGLYCGASHVIGDFTPKAFLNWIQQEKTTFSFAAPVAYLLAAKDPELASYDLSSMRVFAYGGGPLALASYHHVKKAFQNENFYQVYGLTEAGPNGILLYPEEHLEKAGSIGKNPTVNMEIRVVRPDGTDTAPNEYGEILLTGDSLMLSYDNNPDETNAVLKDGWLYTGDIAYRDEEGYFYIVDRKKDVIITGGVNIYPREIEEVLAKHDAILESCVVGVPHEEWGETVKAVVVLKGQVSEEELRAFIAEHLAEFKCPRIYSFVDALPRNASGKILKQQVKMVHA from the coding sequence ATGGGAGCAACCATTCATGGAGTATTGGAAAGAAACGCGAGGAAGTTTCCTGAAAAAGATGCTTTTATAACGGCATCGAACCGCCTTACATATGGAGACATGAACAGAACTTGCAACAGGCTGGCACGATACCTTCAGGGTGAAGGAGTCCAGCGGGACGACCGTGTTGCGGTAATGTCCCGCAATTCGGAGCACTTCTTTTATGCCTTTTTTGCCTGCATGAAGATCGGCGCGATTCCAATGCCGATGAATATTCGACTGACACAGAAAGAATTGTCGGCTATTTTTCAAAGTGCGAATGCAGCCGGGGTTCTGTATGAGGTTGAGCTTGCTGAATCAGTTTCGGCGTTAAAGGAGAATTTGCATTTTCATTTTCCGATTCAGGATTCGCTTGAGGCTTCTGCTCATTTTTCTGACAGCAATCTTGATGTGCCGATTGATTCGCGGGATGTCTGTGAGATTCTTTTTACATCCGGAACAACCGGGACTCCAAAAGGGGTTGTGTTTAACCATGAACGCATTCTGGCGATCGCTTCGGCGGTTTCGGTTAATTTCAGCTTGTCGCATAGTGATTCCATGCTCACCCTGATGCCGCTCTCCCACTCTGCTCCTTTGAATACCTTTTTCATGAGCGGGCTTTATTGCGGAGCATCCCATGTGATCGGCGACTTTACTCCAAAGGCATTCCTGAACTGGATTCAGCAGGAAAAGACGACCTTCTCATTTGCGGCACCTGTCGCCTATTTGCTTGCGGCCAAGGATCCGGAATTAGCTTCTTATGATTTATCCAGCATGCGTGTCTTTGCGTATGGCGGCGGCCCGCTGGCTCTTGCTTCCTATCACCATGTGAAAAAGGCGTTCCAAAACGAAAACTTCTATCAGGTATACGGACTGACGGAAGCGGGACCAAATGGCATTTTATTATATCCGGAAGAGCATCTCGAGAAGGCCGGAAGCATCGGCAAAAATCCGACGGTGAACATGGAAATTCGGGTCGTCCGGCCGGATGGCACCGATACGGCTCCAAATGAATATGGCGAGATTCTTCTGACAGGCGACAGCCTCATGCTTAGTTATGACAATAATCCGGATGAAACGAACGCTGTACTGAAAGACGGCTGGCTCTATACCGGCGACATTGCCTATCGGGATGAGGAGGGCTACTTTTACATCGTGGACCGTAAAAAGGATGTCATCATTACGGGCGGCGTCAACATTTATCCCCGTGAAATCGAAGAAGTACTCGCGAAGCATGATGCGATTTTGGAATCCTGTGTCGTCGGTGTGCCTCATGAAGAATGGGGTGAGACCGTCAAAGCAGTCGTTGTGCTGAAGGGCCAGGTGTCTGAGGAAGAATTGCGGGCGTTTATAGCCGAGCATCTCGCAGAATTTAAGTGTCCGCGGATTTATTCCTTTGTGGATGCACTGCCGCGGAACGCGAGCGGAAAGATTTTGAAGCAGCAGGTGAAAATGGTGCATGCTTAA
- a CDS encoding HepT-like ribonuclease domain-containing protein gives MKKIPEETREAHPHIEWRKMAGMRDMLIHGYFSINYRIVWDVVQNKIPELRKQLELLIKTLK, from the coding sequence GTGAAAAAAATTCCTGAAGAAACCAGGGAAGCGCACCCTCACATTGAATGGAGAAAAATGGCCGGAATGAGAGATATGCTGATTCATGGTTATTTTTCTATTAATTATCGGATTGTCTGGGATGTTGTCCAGAATAAAATCCCGGAACTCCGGAAGCAATTGGAACTGTTAATAAAAACCCTTAAATAA
- a CDS encoding MerR family transcriptional regulator: MEYTVQKLAQLAGVSSRTLRYYDEIGILKPARTNSSGYRIYGQQEVDRLQQILFYRELGVSLEQIKEIITAPAFDTADALKEHREKLLEKRKQLDLLITNVEKTIASAEGRTTMSDKEKFEGFKKKMIEDNEKQYGKEVREKYGDETVDKSNAKLLNMSEEEHEAVTKLAEEVNSTLTQAMETGDPASGLAQKAADLHKQWITFYWSEYSKEAHAGLAEMYVADERFKAYYDKIQPGAAEFLRDAIQIYTGQQ, from the coding sequence ATGGAATACACAGTGCAGAAGCTCGCGCAGCTGGCTGGGGTCAGCTCAAGGACCCTCAGGTATTATGATGAAATTGGGATTCTTAAGCCGGCAAGAACCAATTCGTCGGGATATCGCATATATGGCCAGCAGGAAGTTGACAGACTGCAGCAGATTCTGTTCTACAGAGAATTGGGTGTCAGTCTCGAACAGATCAAGGAAATCATCACAGCACCTGCTTTCGACACTGCAGATGCACTGAAGGAGCACCGCGAGAAACTCCTTGAGAAAAGAAAGCAGCTTGATCTGCTTATTACGAATGTAGAAAAAACGATAGCGTCAGCAGAAGGGAGAACAACCATGTCAGATAAAGAAAAGTTTGAAGGATTCAAAAAGAAAATGATTGAAGATAACGAGAAGCAATACGGAAAAGAAGTCCGCGAAAAATACGGGGATGAGACTGTCGATAAGTCAAATGCCAAACTCCTGAACATGAGCGAGGAGGAGCATGAGGCTGTAACGAAACTGGCCGAAGAGGTGAACAGCACCTTAACCCAGGCCATGGAAACAGGTGATCCGGCAAGCGGGCTTGCTCAAAAAGCAGCCGACCTGCATAAGCAGTGGATTACATTCTATTGGAGCGAATACAGCAAAGAGGCGCACGCCGGTCTTGCGGAAATGTATGTGGCAGATGAAAGGTTTAAAGCTTATTATGATAAAATTCAGCCGGGTGCCGCTGAGTTTTTAAGGGATGCAATTCAGATTTATACTGGACAGCAATAG
- a CDS encoding DUF378 domain-containing protein translates to MNGFQRIALVLAIIGAINWGLIGFFQFDLVASLFGGQDAVLSRIVYGLVGIAGLVNLGLLFKPSREYDREPESRPVR, encoded by the coding sequence ATGAACGGTTTCCAGCGTATTGCACTTGTACTTGCGATTATAGGAGCCATTAATTGGGGCTTGATTGGATTTTTCCAATTTGATTTAGTTGCCAGCTTATTCGGAGGACAGGATGCAGTGTTATCAAGAATAGTCTATGGATTAGTGGGAATTGCCGGTTTGGTCAATCTCGGTCTCCTCTTTAAACCAAGCCGCGAATATGACAGAGAACCTGAATCCAGGCCAGTAAGATAA
- a CDS encoding DUF1836 domain-containing protein, giving the protein MELFQLSRKSMADFLLSLKGEGELSPKQILQQAWAAAHKKRGVSTEAFLDTKMPAIFEKLLRADLQKVGFSINEIVALGNQIEFTHLSSTAVQNWVKRDVKHLIGSPQLGKKYSVDQAVMLFIVEDLKATLDFDSIRKILALLFNDLDDRSDDLIEPIPFYSAYAAIFEKAHHHNILGENMHDGIERCIKQEALQTLENFQDFTDQQKDIVSNILVTASLTVLSAYYKSLTKKYVSATLFLNG; this is encoded by the coding sequence TTGGAATTATTCCAGCTATCAAGGAAAAGCATGGCTGATTTCCTGCTGTCGCTGAAGGGGGAAGGGGAGCTTTCACCCAAACAAATCCTTCAGCAGGCATGGGCAGCCGCTCATAAAAAAAGAGGAGTTTCAACGGAAGCTTTTCTCGATACGAAAATGCCGGCCATATTTGAAAAATTGCTGCGGGCAGATTTGCAGAAAGTCGGCTTTTCCATCAATGAAATTGTCGCACTGGGGAACCAGATTGAATTCACCCATTTATCTTCTACGGCCGTGCAGAATTGGGTGAAGCGGGATGTGAAGCACCTGATTGGCAGTCCGCAGCTCGGCAAGAAATATTCAGTCGACCAGGCAGTCATGCTTTTTATCGTGGAGGATTTGAAAGCGACGCTCGATTTCGATTCTATCCGAAAAATTCTGGCTCTCCTTTTTAATGATCTCGATGACCGGTCAGACGATTTGATTGAGCCGATCCCATTTTATTCTGCTTACGCGGCTATTTTTGAGAAAGCTCATCATCATAATATATTAGGCGAAAACATGCATGATGGCATTGAGAGATGCATCAAGCAGGAAGCCTTGCAGACATTGGAGAACTTTCAGGATTTTACGGATCAGCAGAAAGACATCGTCTCGAATATTCTTGTAACGGCCTCACTCACTGTTTTATCGGCCTACTACAAGTCACTGACAAAGAAATATGTATCGGCTACCTTGTTTTTAAATGGGTAA
- a CDS encoding uracil/xanthine transporter: MDKRFGTVTIFSSVQWLFFIFANTVMVPISVGTVFGLPGETIAMMLRASLIFTGLATIFQGWKGHRYPLMEGHSGLLWGVILNLGLSASSLGMSFTEIGGGIATGVMLASGVTLILAAFNGISLLKSIFSPMVMSVYLFLLTFQLIFIFFKGMMKVGEQGTIDVPITLYSFALVIFVSLLKLKGNALISNFSILIGLLAGWIGYDLLFAGEAVEGTASGGVSFTLFPLGQPNLEIGIVAVAFFACLMNLSNTVASISSGDLLFKKESGKREYRGSIFITSIFTVIGSGFGLVPYTPFTSSIGFLQSTRVLMRTPFFIGGALLTVIGLVPHLGSWLAGMPVTVGNAVLFVAYLQLFGTAFNSLSGKVFNSDTIFRLAAPVLIGISLMNTPSAVFAEFPVLIQPFISNGLLMGVLISILLEKMVNWSAFEQLELKNN, from the coding sequence TTGGATAAGCGGTTTGGTACCGTGACGATATTTTCTTCTGTTCAATGGCTATTTTTCATTTTTGCAAATACCGTGATGGTCCCGATTTCAGTAGGAACCGTCTTCGGGCTTCCGGGTGAAACGATTGCGATGATGCTGAGAGCCTCGCTTATTTTTACGGGGCTGGCGACCATTTTTCAAGGCTGGAAGGGGCATCGCTATCCGCTTATGGAAGGTCATTCCGGCTTGCTGTGGGGAGTCATCCTGAACCTTGGCCTGTCGGCATCTTCCCTTGGCATGAGTTTTACAGAAATCGGTGGCGGAATTGCGACAGGGGTGATGCTCGCTTCGGGTGTCACGCTGATTCTCGCAGCATTTAACGGCATTTCACTGCTGAAGTCAATCTTCAGTCCGATGGTGATGTCCGTTTATTTGTTTCTATTAACCTTCCAGCTGATTTTCATTTTTTTTAAAGGCATGATGAAGGTCGGCGAGCAGGGCACCATTGATGTGCCGATTACGCTTTATTCCTTCGCCCTCGTCATTTTTGTGAGTTTATTAAAATTAAAAGGGAACGCCCTCATCAGTAATTTTTCTATTCTAATAGGATTGCTGGCCGGCTGGATCGGCTATGATCTCCTGTTTGCTGGTGAAGCGGTAGAGGGGACGGCATCCGGAGGTGTGAGCTTTACACTCTTTCCGCTGGGACAGCCTAACCTGGAAATCGGAATTGTGGCAGTAGCCTTTTTTGCGTGTCTGATGAACCTGAGCAACACAGTCGCTTCGATCAGTTCTGGTGACCTCCTGTTTAAAAAGGAATCCGGGAAACGCGAGTACCGCGGCTCGATTTTTATCACCTCGATCTTCACCGTGATTGGAAGCGGATTTGGCCTTGTGCCGTATACGCCATTCACCTCATCGATCGGTTTCCTGCAGAGTACGCGCGTTTTGATGAGAACACCCTTCTTTATTGGGGGAGCGCTCTTAACTGTAATTGGCCTGGTCCCGCACTTGGGCTCATGGCTCGCCGGCATGCCGGTAACAGTCGGGAACGCCGTGCTGTTTGTCGCGTATCTGCAGCTGTTCGGGACTGCATTCAACAGCTTAAGCGGAAAAGTGTTTAACTCAGACACCATCTTCCGTTTAGCGGCACCCGTCCTGATCGGCATCAGTCTGATGAATACACCGTCTGCCGTGTTCGCGGAATTCCCTGTACTGATTCAGCCATTCATCTCAAACGGGCTGCTGATGGGCGTCCTGATCTCCATTCTGTTGGAAAAAATGGTGAACTGGTCTGCGTTTGAACAGCTGGAATTAAAGAACAACTAG
- a CDS encoding STAS domain-containing protein has translation MEATYKETSDIAGFIVANRENFQQKLLSEAVNVASKISEILQRGNIDLLKNAERLALYVAENREEELIAFARQEGAAWAEHSLTLSFKLEWVQAIRRTLWHFLFQYDRIKGQDKIAEDFYNMEKDVNDHVDQFLNNFFISYSDYKDEMLKSQRKLVEHLSVPIIPVSTSVAVLPLIGMIDSYRIQTIEEKVLMDISSIKIQTLIMDLSGIADMEVDVIVHFKKILSGIRMMGCDAVITGLRAELVRKMIHAGVTFQSQAETKGTLQQTLREYLVIEPKK, from the coding sequence ATGGAAGCAACCTACAAAGAAACAAGCGATATTGCGGGATTTATTGTTGCGAATCGTGAGAACTTTCAGCAAAAATTATTGTCAGAGGCTGTGAATGTAGCCTCTAAGATCAGTGAAATTCTGCAAAGAGGGAATATTGATCTTTTAAAAAATGCCGAAAGATTGGCTTTATATGTTGCTGAAAATAGAGAAGAAGAACTGATTGCTTTTGCCAGGCAGGAAGGCGCGGCCTGGGCTGAGCATTCCCTGACGCTATCTTTTAAACTGGAATGGGTGCAGGCGATTCGGCGGACTTTGTGGCACTTCCTGTTCCAGTATGACCGAATTAAAGGGCAGGACAAAATAGCTGAAGATTTTTATAATATGGAAAAAGACGTCAATGATCATGTGGACCAATTTTTAAATAACTTCTTTATCAGCTATTCTGATTATAAAGATGAAATGCTTAAATCACAGCGCAAACTGGTGGAACATTTGTCCGTGCCGATTATTCCGGTCAGCACTTCTGTCGCTGTACTGCCGCTGATTGGCATGATTGATTCGTACCGGATTCAGACGATTGAAGAGAAGGTTCTGATGGATATCTCATCCATTAAAATCCAGACCTTGATTATGGACCTTTCCGGAATTGCCGATATGGAAGTTGATGTCATCGTCCATTTCAAAAAGATTTTGAGCGGCATCAGAATGATGGGCTGTGATGCAGTCATCACCGGCCTGCGGGCTGAACTTGTCCGAAAAATGATTCATGCCGGAGTAACATTCCAGAGCCAGGCGGAAACAAAGGGAACTTTGCAGCAGACCTTACGGGAATATTTAGTGATTGAACCTAAAAAATAG